A genomic stretch from Aminobacter aminovorans includes:
- a CDS encoding thioesterase family protein, translated as MNDEGVVSDEVSGANAGDPEGGPRPYISFRGKVEPRWLDVNQHMNVSWYDHVFDTAESDLFEVFGIHDDYIRRTSFSFFRLEKSVRYERELMPDARLEARSVVLWTDLKRVHHFHELWNVDQNYRAATVEGLSIHVDLRLRKAARIVEAAVADPLTRLAQEHARLPWPKGVARRDFRART; from the coding sequence ATGAATGACGAGGGCGTGGTCAGCGACGAGGTTTCGGGTGCGAATGCCGGAGACCCTGAAGGCGGGCCACGCCCCTACATCAGTTTCCGGGGCAAGGTCGAGCCGCGCTGGCTCGACGTCAACCAGCATATGAACGTGTCCTGGTACGACCATGTCTTCGACACCGCCGAAAGCGACCTGTTCGAAGTCTTCGGCATCCATGACGACTATATCAGGCGCACAAGTTTCAGCTTCTTCCGGCTGGAGAAGAGCGTTCGGTACGAGCGCGAGTTGATGCCTGATGCAAGGCTTGAAGCACGCAGCGTCGTGCTGTGGACCGACCTCAAGCGCGTCCACCATTTTCATGAATTGTGGAATGTCGACCAGAACTATCGTGCGGCGACCGTCGAAGGCTTGTCGATCCATGTCGACCTGCGGCTGCGCAAGGCAGCCAGGATCGTCGAGGCTGCCGTGGCCGATCCGCTGACAAGGCTTGCCCAGGAGCACGCGCGCCTGCCGTGGCCCAAGGGCGTGGCGCGGCGAGACTTCAGGGCAAGGACGTGA
- a CDS encoding GMC family oxidoreductase, whose translation MTFSDLEFDYVVVGAGAAGCVLAARLSEDHNVRVAVIEAGGLDKSMLIRIPGANIVTGTHPAYNWSYESEPVEALGGRKLYWAQGKIVGGSSSINGMMYMRGHRRDYDRWKALGNNGWGYDDVLPYFKKSETNERGANDIHGDKGPLQVSKGQGTAPVCDMFLDAAAGEGLPLTDDLNKNAAEAFGHVDLTIGRGRRSSTAAAFLHPALKRPNLTLIVNAPVKRVVIEAGIATGVVFVHEGRPRVARAVKEVILSGGAVNSPQLLMLSGVGNAASLQRLGIKVAADRYEVGQNLQNHPMYRLMYTTTKPVSAYNHVKPWGALKAGAQYVFQRRGVLSRGLFPTSGYFRAIEGDPGSEIQVCMAPATVIRRGLGVLGILPREHGFTLLLNHGSPYSRGQVTLKSADPMTHAAISPNYFSDPRDLHILVEGADRARAIVNQPALRGVLDRELLPARPIRSLVDIAEDILATAVTHYHAAGTCRMGADADSVVDPQLRVRGVERLRVADASIMPVLVNGNTYAATVMIAEKAADMIKAAA comes from the coding sequence GTGACGTTCAGCGACCTCGAATTCGACTATGTCGTCGTTGGCGCTGGTGCGGCCGGCTGCGTGCTCGCTGCCCGGCTGTCCGAGGACCACAATGTGCGGGTCGCGGTGATCGAAGCCGGCGGGCTGGACAAGAGCATGCTGATCCGCATTCCCGGCGCCAATATCGTGACCGGCACGCATCCGGCCTACAACTGGAGCTACGAAAGTGAGCCCGTGGAAGCGCTGGGCGGCCGCAAGCTCTACTGGGCACAGGGGAAGATCGTCGGCGGGTCGAGCTCGATCAACGGCATGATGTACATGCGAGGCCACCGTCGGGACTATGACAGGTGGAAGGCGCTCGGCAACAATGGATGGGGCTATGACGACGTCCTGCCCTATTTCAAAAAATCCGAAACCAACGAGCGTGGCGCCAACGACATCCATGGCGACAAGGGGCCACTTCAGGTTTCCAAGGGGCAGGGCACCGCACCCGTCTGCGACATGTTCCTCGATGCGGCGGCCGGGGAAGGCCTGCCGCTGACCGATGACCTCAACAAGAATGCGGCCGAAGCCTTCGGCCATGTCGACCTGACCATAGGCCGTGGCAGACGGTCGAGTACGGCTGCCGCATTCCTGCATCCGGCGCTGAAGCGGCCTAACCTGACATTGATCGTCAATGCGCCGGTAAAGCGGGTCGTGATAGAGGCGGGGATCGCGACTGGCGTGGTGTTCGTTCATGAGGGGCGGCCTCGGGTGGCGCGCGCGGTCAAGGAAGTGATCCTCAGCGGCGGCGCGGTCAACTCGCCGCAATTGCTGATGCTGTCGGGCGTGGGCAACGCGGCCAGCTTGCAACGCCTCGGTATCAAGGTTGCCGCCGACCGTTACGAGGTTGGTCAGAACCTGCAGAACCACCCGATGTATCGGCTGATGTACACGACGACCAAGCCGGTCAGCGCCTACAATCACGTCAAACCATGGGGCGCGTTGAAGGCTGGAGCGCAATATGTGTTCCAGCGTCGTGGGGTGCTGAGCCGCGGGCTGTTCCCCACGTCGGGCTATTTCCGCGCCATCGAGGGCGATCCCGGCAGCGAAATCCAGGTCTGCATGGCGCCGGCGACGGTCATCCGCCGTGGACTGGGCGTGCTCGGCATCCTGCCGCGGGAACATGGCTTCACGCTGCTGCTCAACCACGGCTCGCCTTACAGCCGAGGCCAGGTGACGCTGAAGTCGGCCGATCCGATGACACATGCGGCGATATCGCCCAACTATTTTTCCGATCCGCGTGATCTTCACATCCTGGTGGAAGGTGCAGACCGGGCCCGCGCGATCGTCAACCAGCCAGCGCTTCGCGGCGTGCTCGACAGGGAACTGCTGCCGGCGCGGCCGATCCGTTCGCTTGTCGATATCGCCGAGGACATATTGGCGACGGCCGTGACCCACTATCATGCCGCCGGCACCTGCCGGATGGGCGCGGACGCAGATTCAGTGGTCGATCCTCAGTTGCGCGTGCGTGGTGTCGAAAGGCTGCGTGTCGCCGACGCGTCGATCATGCCGGTGCTGGTCAACGGCAACACCTATGCTGCGACTGTGATGATCGCGGAGAAGGCTGCGGACATGATCAAGGCAGCCGCCTAG
- a CDS encoding aldo/keto reductase, translated as MEKRVLGRTGLEVSVVGLGCNNFGGMIKSLDTNGARKVVHAALDAGITLLDTSDSYGVNGGSEATLGEVLGDRRKDVVLATKFASPLNREKSNRYNGSRGYIMNAVEDSLRRLKTDYIDLYQYHFPDPQTPVEETLRALDDLVKQGKIRYLGCSNLPAWMLVDASWTSRHHNLHSLQSTQAEYNLISRTAETELFPAMRRTGMTLLPYFPLASGLLTGKYRKGQALPEDTRMNMAYFKSGLTDANLDKVEKLIGFSEARGRTILELAFSWLACQPIVSSVIAGATRPEQVVANAAAASWKLTAAELAEIDTICK; from the coding sequence ATGGAAAAGCGCGTTCTCGGCCGCACGGGCCTCGAGGTTTCGGTGGTCGGTCTCGGCTGCAATAACTTCGGCGGCATGATCAAGAGTCTCGACACCAATGGCGCCCGCAAGGTGGTGCATGCGGCGCTCGATGCCGGCATAACGCTGCTCGACACCTCGGATTCCTATGGCGTCAATGGCGGGTCGGAAGCCACACTGGGCGAGGTGCTTGGTGATCGCCGCAAGGATGTTGTGCTGGCGACCAAGTTTGCGTCGCCGCTCAACCGGGAAAAGAGCAACCGCTACAACGGTTCGCGTGGCTATATCATGAATGCCGTCGAAGACAGTCTGCGCCGGCTCAAGACCGACTATATCGATCTCTACCAGTACCATTTCCCCGACCCGCAAACGCCGGTCGAGGAGACGCTGCGGGCGCTCGACGATCTCGTGAAGCAGGGCAAGATCCGCTATCTCGGCTGCTCGAACCTGCCGGCATGGATGCTGGTCGATGCCAGCTGGACTTCGCGCCATCACAATCTGCACAGCCTGCAATCCACCCAGGCCGAGTACAATCTGATATCGCGCACGGCCGAGACAGAGCTGTTCCCGGCGATGCGCCGCACCGGCATGACGCTTTTGCCCTATTTCCCGCTGGCGAGCGGCCTCCTGACCGGCAAATACCGCAAGGGTCAGGCGCTGCCCGAGGACACGCGCATGAACATGGCCTATTTCAAATCCGGCCTGACCGACGCCAATCTCGACAAGGTCGAGAAGCTGATTGGCTTCAGTGAAGCGCGCGGACGCACCATCCTCGAGCTGGCGTTCTCCTGGCTGGCCTGCCAGCCGATCGTTTCCAGCGTAATTGCGGGTGCCACCCGTCCCGAGCAGGTGGTGGCCAATGCCGCGGCTGCCTCGTGGAAGCTGACGGCAGCGGAACTCGCCGAGATCGACACGATCTGCAAGTGA
- a CDS encoding enoyl-CoA hydratase, with amino-acid sequence MSDLVEPRTADITYETAEPVLYETEGPIAWVTMNRPTFNNAQNSQMTYALDDAFKRAVDDDAVKVIILRGAGKHFSAGHDIGTPGRDVNKTFDRRLMWSDHTNKPAAEMLYTREHEVYLGMCRRWRDIPKPTIALVQGACVAGGLMLAWVCDFIVATDDAFFQDPVVRMGIPGVEYFAHAFELPPRIAKEFLMMGERMPASRAEQFGMVNKVVTRAELDGAGRTMAEKLAQYPRLGLWLSKQAINHVEDLRGKRTAMDAHYHMHHFAHAQNDLTTGNTLGGQDARSMAAANKKQAGEA; translated from the coding sequence ATGAGCGATCTGGTTGAGCCGCGTACGGCAGACATAACCTATGAGACGGCCGAGCCGGTTCTTTACGAAACCGAAGGGCCGATCGCCTGGGTAACGATGAACCGCCCGACGTTCAACAACGCCCAGAACTCGCAGATGACCTATGCGCTCGACGACGCCTTCAAGCGTGCCGTCGACGACGATGCGGTTAAGGTCATCATCCTGCGCGGCGCGGGCAAGCATTTCTCGGCCGGCCATGACATCGGCACGCCGGGCCGCGACGTCAACAAGACCTTCGACCGTCGCCTGATGTGGTCCGACCACACCAACAAGCCGGCCGCCGAAATGCTCTACACCCGGGAGCACGAGGTCTATCTCGGCATGTGCCGACGCTGGCGCGATATCCCCAAACCGACGATCGCGCTGGTGCAGGGCGCCTGCGTCGCCGGCGGGTTGATGCTTGCCTGGGTCTGTGACTTCATCGTCGCCACCGACGATGCCTTCTTCCAGGATCCGGTGGTGCGCATGGGCATTCCCGGCGTCGAATATTTCGCGCATGCCTTCGAGCTGCCGCCGCGCATCGCCAAGGAATTCCTGATGATGGGCGAACGCATGCCGGCGTCACGCGCCGAGCAGTTCGGCATGGTCAACAAGGTGGTGACCCGCGCCGAACTCGACGGTGCAGGCCGGACAATGGCGGAAAAGCTGGCGCAATATCCGCGCCTCGGTCTCTGGCTGTCGAAGCAGGCGATCAACCATGTCGAGGACCTGCGCGGCAAGCGCACCGCCATGGATGCGCATTACCACATGCATCATTTCGCCCATGCCCAGAACGACCTGACCACCGGCAACACACTGGGCGGACAGGACGCCAGGAGCATGGCCGCGGCCAACAAGAAGCAGGCCGGCGAGGCTTGA
- a CDS encoding acyl-CoA dehydrogenase family protein, whose amino-acid sequence MDLDYTDEQKAFRQEVRSWLEKHVPGKPLPSFDASREGFEAHRAWERVLAEGRWGMVTWPESYGGRGLDLIQWLIFEEEYYRSGAPLRVNQNGIFLLGPTLMEYGTQEQKARFLTSMASGDEIWAQAWSEPQAGSDLASVRATGVLAGDEYVLKGHKIWSSRAVFADWAFGLFRTDPASQRHKGLSLIFFPLNAPGVRVQAIPQIDGETGFAEIFLDDVRVPAFNRLGGEGEGWNICMATAGFERGLMLRSPARFQVAARKLVELFKLHEAEVEPTVRAAVLQSWMDAEAYALSIYATASRLAAGGHIGAEASTNKIFWSEMDIAMHKAALSILGARAELLRTAPEAGDIGRWLDGYFFSLAGPIYAGSNEIQRNIIAERMLGLPRA is encoded by the coding sequence GTGGATCTTGATTACACCGACGAGCAGAAGGCCTTCCGCCAGGAAGTGCGCTCCTGGCTCGAAAAGCACGTGCCCGGCAAGCCGCTGCCGTCTTTCGACGCCAGCCGCGAGGGCTTTGAGGCGCATCGCGCTTGGGAGCGCGTGCTGGCAGAGGGCCGCTGGGGCATGGTGACCTGGCCGGAAAGCTATGGCGGACGCGGGCTCGACCTGATCCAGTGGCTGATCTTCGAGGAAGAATACTATCGTTCCGGCGCGCCGCTACGCGTCAACCAGAACGGCATCTTCCTGCTTGGGCCGACGCTGATGGAGTATGGCACGCAGGAGCAGAAGGCCCGCTTCCTGACCTCGATGGCCTCAGGCGACGAGATCTGGGCACAGGCCTGGTCCGAGCCGCAGGCCGGTTCAGACCTCGCCTCGGTGCGCGCGACAGGGGTGCTGGCAGGCGACGAGTATGTGCTCAAGGGCCACAAGATCTGGTCGTCGCGCGCCGTCTTCGCCGACTGGGCCTTCGGCCTATTTCGCACCGATCCTGCTTCGCAGCGCCACAAGGGCCTGTCGCTGATCTTCTTTCCGCTCAACGCCCCCGGCGTGCGGGTGCAGGCGATCCCGCAGATCGACGGCGAGACCGGCTTTGCCGAAATCTTCCTCGACGACGTACGCGTGCCCGCCTTCAACCGCCTCGGCGGCGAGGGCGAGGGCTGGAACATCTGCATGGCGACAGCCGGCTTCGAGCGTGGCCTGATGCTGCGCAGCCCGGCGCGTTTCCAGGTGGCAGCGCGCAAGCTTGTCGAGCTGTTCAAGCTGCATGAGGCGGAAGTCGAGCCGACCGTGCGCGCTGCGGTGCTGCAGTCCTGGATGGATGCCGAGGCCTACGCGCTATCGATCTACGCCACCGCATCGCGGCTTGCCGCAGGCGGCCATATCGGCGCCGAGGCCAGTACCAACAAGATCTTCTGGTCGGAAATGGACATCGCCATGCACAAGGCGGCATTGTCGATCCTGGGTGCGCGCGCGGAACTGTTGCGCACGGCACCCGAGGCGGGCGACATCGGCCGCTGGCTGGACGGTTACTTCTTCTCATTGGCCGGGCCGATCTACGCCGGCTCGAACGAGATCCAGCGCAACATCATCGCCGAGCGCATGCTCGGGCTGCCGCGTGCGTAA
- a CDS encoding acyl-CoA dehydrogenase family protein, which translates to MDFRFSEEQTMTADVVRELLTDVCQPADLRRLMGEGAARDEARWAKIGEMGLAGALVAEGKGGLGLSAIDFVQIAEACGYAGLPEPLVENAGVALPLLAAFSDNPRAAALLERALAGEVTITVAHPANPFVADADTAEAVLVVRDGAVHLVETSKARIVAQPSVDPFRRLFTVEFEPGAETLVADAKDAEAALAAALDRGALFAAAQMQGLAQRCVDLGVAYAKERQQFGKPIGSYQAVKHHLATAQVKIEFARPVLHAAAAQLEQGDLYSRARISQAKLACADAADVAARTAIQVHGAMGYSWEVDVHFFLKRGIALTNWWGGTAFHRERVARRVFGRPLGPEHTFAREA; encoded by the coding sequence ATGGATTTCCGTTTCTCTGAAGAACAAACGATGACGGCTGACGTCGTCCGTGAACTGCTTACCGACGTGTGCCAGCCGGCCGACCTGCGCCGGCTGATGGGCGAGGGCGCGGCCCGCGACGAGGCCCGCTGGGCCAAGATCGGGGAGATGGGACTTGCCGGCGCGCTGGTGGCCGAAGGCAAGGGCGGGCTCGGCCTGTCGGCAATCGACTTCGTGCAGATCGCCGAGGCCTGTGGTTATGCCGGCCTACCGGAGCCGCTGGTCGAGAATGCCGGTGTGGCGTTGCCGCTGCTTGCTGCCTTCTCCGACAATCCCCGCGCTGCGGCGCTGCTTGAACGCGCGCTTGCCGGCGAGGTGACGATCACAGTTGCCCATCCGGCCAATCCGTTCGTCGCAGACGCCGACACGGCCGAGGCGGTGCTCGTCGTACGCGATGGTGCTGTGCATCTGGTCGAGACCTCCAAGGCAAGGATCGTGGCCCAGCCAAGCGTCGATCCATTCCGCCGGCTGTTCACCGTCGAGTTCGAGCCGGGCGCCGAGACGCTGGTGGCCGACGCCAAGGATGCCGAGGCAGCCCTTGCCGCCGCTCTCGACCGTGGCGCGCTGTTTGCAGCCGCGCAGATGCAGGGCCTCGCCCAGCGCTGCGTCGACCTTGGTGTCGCCTATGCCAAGGAACGCCAGCAGTTCGGCAAGCCGATCGGCTCTTACCAGGCGGTCAAGCACCATCTAGCTACCGCCCAGGTGAAGATCGAGTTCGCCCGTCCGGTGCTGCATGCGGCAGCTGCGCAGCTCGAGCAGGGCGATCTCTACAGTCGCGCCCGCATCTCGCAGGCCAAGCTTGCCTGCGCTGACGCCGCCGACGTCGCTGCCCGCACCGCGATCCAGGTGCATGGAGCCATGGGTTATTCCTGGGAGGTGGATGTCCACTTCTTCCTTAAGCGCGGCATCGCGCTGACCAATTGGTGGGGCGGCACCGCATTTCATCGCGAGCGCGTCGCGCGCCGCGTCTTTGGGCGCCCGCTTGGACCCGAACACACCTTTGCCAGAGAGGCCTGA
- a CDS encoding acetyl-CoA C-acetyltransferase codes for MPEAYIVDAIRTPVGRKKGSLAGLHSADLGAAPIKGLIARTGIDPSAIDDVIYGCTDTIGSQAGDIARTCWLVAGLPDHVPGVTVDRQCGSAQQAVHFAAQAVMSGTQDLVIAGGVQNMNMIPMASAMLVGPQFGFPDPFSTSPGWRARYGDQEVSQFRSAEMIAEKWQCSRDEMEQFALESHQRAIAAIDAGRFNGEIVPVGDFAVDETPRRDTSLDKMATLKTLVEGGRVHAGVASQNADASAALLIASEQAVKDHNLKPRARIHHISVRGDDPVWMLTAPIPATRHALKKTGLKIEDIDLFECNEAFASVPLAWIKDLGIPRDKVNVNGGAIALGHPLGATGARIMTTMLNELERRNGRYALQTMCEGGGQANVTIIERL; via the coding sequence ATGCCGGAAGCCTATATCGTCGACGCCATCCGCACGCCGGTCGGTCGCAAGAAGGGTTCGCTTGCCGGCCTCCATTCCGCCGATCTTGGCGCTGCGCCGATCAAGGGCCTGATCGCCCGTACTGGCATCGACCCGAGCGCGATCGACGATGTCATCTATGGCTGCACCGACACGATCGGCTCGCAGGCCGGCGATATTGCCCGCACCTGCTGGCTGGTGGCTGGTCTGCCCGATCATGTCCCTGGCGTGACCGTCGACCGCCAGTGCGGTTCGGCCCAGCAGGCAGTGCATTTCGCCGCCCAGGCAGTGATGAGCGGTACTCAGGACCTCGTGATTGCCGGCGGCGTGCAGAACATGAACATGATCCCGATGGCGTCGGCCATGCTGGTCGGGCCGCAGTTCGGCTTCCCCGATCCGTTCAGCACCTCGCCGGGTTGGCGCGCCCGCTATGGCGACCAGGAGGTCAGCCAGTTCCGCTCGGCGGAGATGATCGCCGAGAAATGGCAGTGCAGTCGCGACGAGATGGAGCAGTTCGCGCTTGAGAGCCACCAGCGCGCGATTGCCGCCATCGATGCCGGCCGCTTCAACGGCGAGATCGTGCCCGTCGGCGACTTTGCCGTGGACGAGACGCCACGTCGCGACACCTCGCTCGACAAGATGGCGACGTTGAAGACTTTGGTCGAAGGCGGTCGCGTGCATGCCGGCGTCGCCAGCCAGAACGCGGATGCGTCGGCGGCGCTGTTGATCGCCTCGGAGCAGGCTGTAAAGGACCACAATCTCAAGCCGCGCGCCCGCATCCACCACATCAGCGTACGTGGCGACGACCCGGTCTGGATGTTGACAGCGCCGATCCCGGCGACGCGCCATGCGCTTAAGAAGACCGGCCTGAAGATCGAGGACATCGACCTGTTCGAGTGCAACGAGGCCTTTGCGTCAGTCCCGCTCGCCTGGATCAAGGACCTTGGCATCCCGCGCGACAAGGTCAACGTCAATGGCGGGGCGATCGCACTCGGCCATCCGCTCGGCGCTACCGGCGCGCGCATCATGACGACGATGCTGAACGAACTCGAGCGCCGCAACGGCCGCTATGCGCTGCAGACCATGTGCGAAGGCGGCGGCCAGGCCAACGTGACCATCATCGAGAGGCTCTGA
- a CDS encoding gamma carbonic anhydrase family protein, whose translation MPCYAFEGIVPVVDPTAYLHPTAVLIGDVTIGPRCYIGPGASLRGDFGRITVVGDASVQDNCTLHTGSGSDCIVGRGATVGHGAILHGCTVGENALIGMNAVVLDGAVIGDDSLVAALSLVKNEVVTPRRSLIAGNPAKVIKEMPEAAIIWRNNGDGEYQRLADRSLADLVECEPLPVAEPDRKRNAGKARAVRLSTKTR comes from the coding sequence ATGCCGTGCTATGCCTTTGAGGGCATCGTGCCGGTGGTCGACCCCACCGCTTACCTGCACCCGACGGCGGTGCTGATCGGAGACGTGACGATCGGGCCGCGCTGCTACATCGGCCCCGGGGCGTCGCTGCGGGGCGATTTCGGCCGCATCACTGTTGTCGGCGATGCCAGTGTGCAGGACAACTGCACGCTGCACACCGGCTCGGGCTCCGACTGCATCGTCGGCCGCGGGGCGACCGTGGGCCACGGCGCAATCCTGCATGGCTGCACGGTGGGGGAGAATGCGCTGATCGGCATGAATGCCGTGGTGCTCGACGGCGCCGTCATTGGCGATGACAGCCTGGTGGCAGCACTCAGCCTGGTGAAGAACGAGGTGGTGACGCCTCGACGTAGCCTGATCGCCGGCAATCCAGCCAAGGTGATCAAGGAGATGCCGGAAGCTGCCATCATCTGGCGCAACAATGGCGACGGCGAGTACCAGCGGCTGGCCGACCGGTCGCTTGCCGATCTCGTGGAATGCGAACCGCTCCCCGTCGCGGAACCCGACCGCAAACGTAATGCCGGCAAGGCGCGCGCCGTGCGCCTGTCGACCAAGACAAGGTGA
- a CDS encoding SDR family oxidoreductase — MAGICEDRVVIVTGAGRGLGRAYALGLAAEGAKVVVNDLGVGTHGDATAETPAQQVVDEIKAMGGQAVANYDDVTDFEAGGRIVKAALDAFGDLHAVVNNAGFVRDRMFVSCTPDEWDAVLRVHLRGHFCVSRHAVDYWRAQQKAGKTVDARIINTSSGAGLQGSVGQSAYSAAKGGIASLTLVQAAELRRYGITANGLAPNARTRMTETAFAEAMQAKDGEFDIFAPENTAPLVAWLCSSASADVTGQIFELIGGKIRICLGWNDGPEFDKGGRWDAAELGDRIKELVATRPAPKAVYGA, encoded by the coding sequence ATGGCAGGGATCTGCGAAGACAGGGTTGTGATCGTCACCGGCGCCGGCCGCGGCCTCGGCCGTGCCTACGCGCTGGGCCTCGCGGCGGAAGGCGCGAAGGTCGTGGTCAACGATCTCGGCGTCGGCACTCATGGCGACGCGACGGCGGAGACGCCGGCGCAGCAGGTGGTTGACGAAATCAAGGCCATGGGCGGCCAAGCCGTCGCCAACTATGACGACGTCACCGATTTCGAGGCCGGCGGCCGCATCGTCAAGGCGGCGCTTGACGCCTTCGGCGACCTGCATGCCGTCGTCAACAATGCCGGCTTCGTGCGCGACCGCATGTTCGTGTCATGCACGCCGGACGAATGGGACGCGGTGCTGCGCGTGCATCTGCGCGGCCATTTCTGCGTCAGCCGCCATGCCGTCGACTACTGGCGCGCCCAGCAGAAGGCCGGCAAGACGGTCGACGCCCGCATCATCAACACCTCTTCGGGCGCCGGCCTGCAGGGTAGCGTCGGCCAGAGCGCCTACTCGGCGGCCAAGGGCGGCATCGCCTCGCTGACCTTGGTGCAGGCAGCCGAGCTCCGCCGCTACGGCATCACCGCCAATGGCCTTGCGCCGAATGCCCGCACGCGCATGACAGAGACCGCCTTTGCCGAGGCCATGCAGGCCAAGGACGGCGAGTTCGATATCTTCGCGCCTGAGAACACCGCACCCCTGGTTGCCTGGCTTTGCAGTTCGGCGTCGGCTGATGTCACCGGCCAGATCTTCGAGCTGATCGGCGGCAAGATCCGCATCTGCCTCGGCTGGAACGACGGCCCCGAATTCGACAAGGGTGGCAGATGGGACGCAGCCGAACTCGGCGACCGGATCAAGGAACTGGTGGCCACGCGTCCGGCACCGAAGGCGGTCTACGGGGCGTAG
- a CDS encoding FadD3 family acyl-CoA ligase — protein sequence MISEDADWKFTTIPALCARAAELYGTRTAVEDNGVVLNFVELDALRKRVAKAMIAAGVQKGDRIMIWAPNTWKWFATALGLVTAGAVLIPASTRFKGAEIAELVKRSGTSLLFSVGDFLNSYYPDQLRAETRELLREVVVIGEGSKGDRDWDSFVASGASISDAELAAREANVGPDDLCDMLFTSGTTGYPKGVMYGHQQCLQAIDAWATRVGIREHDRILVIPPFFHAFGYRSGAIVSLMRGAVLMPHLTYDAGEILKRVAEEKISVIPGPPAIFQGMLQHPELARFDTSSLRLGVTGGAVVPSILIRRMREELGFAGVVNGYGLTECGGYGTMCLATDPDDVIANTAGKAAPGVEVRIMGDDGHFLPDGKPGEVVIRGYIVMKGYFNDPKSTAKTIDPEGWLHTGDIGYFDSDGNLRIEDRLKDMYITGGFNCYPAEIERILSQHPAIGIVAVIGVADERLGEVGKAYVVLRPGTSATEKDIIDWSRANMANYKCPRSVEIRPSLPTSPQGKVLKNILREEVPQDA from the coding sequence ATGATCTCAGAAGACGCCGACTGGAAGTTCACCACCATTCCTGCCCTCTGCGCACGCGCGGCCGAGCTTTATGGCACACGCACTGCAGTTGAGGACAACGGCGTCGTCTTGAACTTCGTCGAGCTCGACGCGCTGCGCAAGCGGGTCGCCAAGGCGATGATCGCTGCCGGCGTCCAGAAGGGCGACCGCATCATGATCTGGGCGCCCAACACCTGGAAATGGTTTGCCACCGCACTCGGCCTCGTCACCGCTGGAGCCGTGCTCATTCCCGCCTCCACCCGCTTCAAGGGCGCCGAGATCGCCGAACTGGTCAAGCGCAGCGGCACCTCGCTGCTGTTTTCTGTCGGCGACTTCCTCAACTCCTATTATCCCGACCAGTTGCGGGCGGAAACGCGCGAACTGCTGCGCGAAGTGGTCGTCATAGGCGAAGGCAGCAAAGGCGATCGCGACTGGGACAGCTTCGTTGCATCAGGCGCCAGCATCAGCGATGCCGAGCTCGCCGCACGCGAGGCCAATGTGGGCCCCGATGATCTCTGCGACATGCTCTTCACTTCAGGCACCACGGGTTATCCCAAGGGTGTCATGTACGGTCACCAGCAGTGCCTCCAGGCCATCGATGCCTGGGCAACGCGGGTCGGCATCCGAGAGCATGACCGTATCCTGGTCATCCCGCCTTTCTTCCACGCCTTCGGTTATCGCTCCGGCGCCATCGTTTCGCTGATGCGCGGCGCAGTGCTCATGCCGCATCTCACCTACGATGCCGGCGAAATCCTCAAGCGTGTTGCCGAGGAGAAGATCAGCGTCATCCCCGGCCCGCCCGCCATCTTCCAGGGCATGCTCCAGCATCCGGAACTGGCGAGATTCGACACCTCCAGCCTGCGCCTCGGCGTCACCGGCGGCGCGGTCGTGCCGTCGATCCTTATCCGGCGCATGCGCGAGGAGCTCGGTTTCGCCGGCGTGGTCAACGGTTATGGCCTGACCGAATGCGGCGGCTACGGCACCATGTGCCTGGCGACAGATCCGGATGACGTGATCGCCAACACCGCCGGCAAGGCAGCCCCCGGCGTCGAAGTCCGCATCATGGGCGACGACGGCCATTTCCTGCCCGACGGCAAGCCCGGCGAAGTGGTGATCCGCGGCTACATCGTCATGAAGGGCTACTTCAACGATCCCAAGTCGACGGCCAAGACCATCGACCCCGAGGGCTGGCTGCACACCGGCGATATCGGTTACTTCGACAGCGACGGCAACCTGCGCATCGAGGACCGTCTCAAGGACATGTACATCACCGGTGGGTTCAACTGCTATCCGGCCGAGATCGAGCGCATCCTGAGCCAGCACCCGGCCATCGGCATCGTTGCCGTGATCGGTGTGGCAGACGAGCGTCTTGGCGAGGTCGGCAAGGCCTATGTGGTGCTGCGCCCAGGCACCAGCGCCACCGAGAAGGACATCATCGACTGGTCGCGCGCCAACATGGCCAACTACAAATGCCCGCGCAGCGTCGAGATCCGTCCGTCCCTGCCCACCAGCCCGCAAGGCAAGGTGCTCAAGAACATTCTGCGCGAAGAGGTCCCCCAAGACGCCTGA